The following are encoded in a window of Acinonyx jubatus isolate Ajub_Pintada_27869175 chromosome D4, VMU_Ajub_asm_v1.0, whole genome shotgun sequence genomic DNA:
- the LOC113596131 gene encoding LOW QUALITY PROTEIN: mitochondrial intermembrane space import and assembly protein 40 (The sequence of the model RefSeq protein was modified relative to this genomic sequence to represent the inferred CDS: substituted 1 base at 1 genomic stop codon) has protein sequence MAYCQQEGKDRIIFVTREDHETPSNAELVADDPSDPYEEHGLILLDGDVNWNCPCLGGMASGPCGEQFKSAFSCLHYSTEDVKRSDCVDQFRVMQECMQKYPDLYPQEDEEXEEKKPAEHLEETASTEATVIKEEGSS, from the coding sequence ATGGCCTACTGCCAGCAGGAAGGGAAGGATCGAATCATATTTGTGACCAGAGAAGACCATGAAACCCCAAGCAATGCAGAGCTGGTGGCTGATGACCCCAGTGATCCATATGAGGAGCACGGATTGATCCTGCTAGATGGAGACGTTAACTGGAACTGCCCATGCCTTGGGGGAATGGCCAGTGGCCCCTGTGGGGAACAGTTCAAGTCGGCCTTTTCCTGCCTCCACTATAGCACAGAGGATGTCAAGAGGTCAGACTGTGTAGACCAGTTCCGGGTCATGCAGGAATGCATGCAGAAATACCCCGACCTCTATCCCCAGGAGGACGAGGAGTAGGAGGAGAAGAAGCCAGCAGAACATTTAGAAGAGACTGCTTCCACTGAGGCCACTGTAATCAAAGAGGAAGGGTCAAGCTAA